The following proteins come from a genomic window of Actinomycetota bacterium:
- a CDS encoding VOC family protein: protein MTRCAAMLDAQVDHVAVAVRSIASAKPFFVDALGASFLFAGENKRQGFTWAQFRLPHGGKIELVTPIGSDGFVQRFLDKRGEGVHHLTLKVPDILGAIEHLRSRGVELFNVSTEHHNWKEAFIHPRDAHGVLVQLAQTAFSDEDTAEHHLTDHGDSDHRHLGLADLLG, encoded by the coding sequence GTGACACGCTGCGCCGCCATGCTCGACGCACAGGTCGATCACGTCGCGGTCGCGGTCCGTAGCATCGCGTCGGCGAAACCGTTCTTCGTCGACGCGCTCGGCGCGTCGTTCCTGTTCGCCGGAGAGAACAAGCGCCAAGGCTTCACGTGGGCGCAGTTCCGCTTGCCGCACGGCGGGAAGATCGAGCTGGTGACGCCGATCGGCTCGGATGGTTTCGTACAACGCTTCCTCGACAAGCGCGGCGAGGGCGTTCATCACCTCACGCTCAAGGTGCCGGACATCCTCGGCGCCATAGAGCATCTGCGTTCAAGGGGCGTTGAGCTTTTCAACGTTTCCACCGAGCATCACAACTGGAAGGAAGCCTTCATCCACCCGCGCGACGCGCACGGGGTCTTGGTCCAGCTGGCGCAGACCGCCTTCTCGGACGAGGACACGGCGGAACACCACCTCACCGATCACGGGGATTCCGACCAC